A single Cottoperca gobio chromosome 3, fCotGob3.1, whole genome shotgun sequence DNA region contains:
- the e2f8 gene encoding transcription factor E2F8 isoform X3 has translation MGPLTTPKKGREVRSVDPWTPTSNLKMLISAASPDIRNREKELCMDNDGREGLDPSQDSENGDWKMISRKEKSLGLLCHKFLARYPDHPNPSLNNDICLDDVATELSVERRRIYDIMNVLESLHMVSRSAKNRYTWHGRTKLAQTLAVLKQVGEDQRYGQQMLHIRQRLRDKGFDFDGEEKENEEVVELESGEQGQKELFFVELPGVEFKAASVNSRKDKSLRVMSQKFVMLFLVSNPRVVSLDVAAKILIGEDHGADQDKNKFKTKVRRLYDIANVLRSLKLIEKVHVTEERGRKPAFEWVGPEEFPHVKDLESSTSECSTKKKIVLESRASLDNCAKNLFSSPRAKRRFTRHPSLIKLAKSIQDDRRKINSAPSSPFKSALSNSSNLELPNKMAQLAAICKIELDQESSTGADDPQPAAAEADTAAVRLEPTCSVSMEQLLTPTQETRVNTTVHLTPHTPLTALPAGSVAYIPAQCSPLIPVLLPQQRGSVPYAVYLQPSSRRPNPLARPQPTSLAVRSMTFEDKTGQSPTGQYAAMSLPAFRASDVSPLVLKRLRSDSALENSPSKAKKTDTNFKDTSPKLCGILQARLKARRGTQHSSRPSPRALHLDPEFVNTPGGAVANQTLEQSLETFLDREDKMVYSDSEAGLTPVRVVPLTPGHLHTETLVPAGYLIPISHQSLIGYKEMQDSGRECNKASTPTYNIYQTPTAGSRHALAQETTPTSLRLHKAAAAASPLTTQQAHHLHSPSPAILNFTLQNLGLISGSSPGNIFAAPQTPECANTMPSSLALQQRGMVFIKPVSPVPLHQSVTGQPMALFSVQQSLMTTPKGTALPQHSFFHTPVHLSPLAAMVTPGGQLATKAVYIPQRKLDVATEES, from the exons ATGGGTCCCCTCACTACACCTAAAAAAGGAAGGGAAGTACGTTCTGTTGACCCCTGGACGCCGACTTCCAACCTAAAAATGCTCATCAGTGCTGCTAGTCCTGACATCAGGAACCGAGAGAAAGAGCTGTGCATGGACAATGACGGACGGGAAGGTCTTGACCCTTCACAG GACTCTGAAAATGGAGACTGGAAAATGATCAGCAGGAAAGAGAAAAGTCTGGGTTTGCTCTGTCATAAATTCCTCGCCCGCTATCCAGATCACCCAAACCCTTCCCTCAACAACGACATCTGCCTGGATGATGTGGCCACTGAGCTCA GCGTAGAACGCAGGCGCATCTACGACATCATGAACGTGCTAGAGAGCCTGCACATGGTGAGCCGCTCAGCCAAGAACCGCTACACATGGCACGGCCGGACCAAACTGGCTCAGACTCTGGCCGTTCTGAAGCAAGTGGGCGAGGACCAAAGGTACGGCCAGCAGATGCTTCACATCCGGCAGCGTCTCCGGGACAAGGGGTTTGACTTTGacggggaggagaaggagaatgaggaggtggtggagctgGAGAGCGGGGAGCAGGGACAGAAGGAGCTCTTCTTTGTGGAGCTTCCAGGAGTAGAGTTCAAAGCAG CCTCTGTTAACAGTCGGAAGGACAAATCTCTGAGGGTGATGAGCCAGAAGTTTGTCATGCTCTTCCTAGTGTCTAATCCTCGCGTTGTCAGTTTGGACGTGGCTGCCAAGATCTTGATCGGAGAGGACCATGGTGCAGatcaagacaaaaacaagttcAAGA CCAAAGTGCGTCGGCTGTATGACATAGCTAATGTGCTGCGGAGCCTGAAGCTCATTGAGAAAGTCCACGTGACAGAAGAGAGGGGTAGGAAACCGGCCTTCGAATGGGTCGGCCCCGAAGAATTCCCACATGTCAAAG ACTTGGAGAGCTCCACATCTGAATGCTCAACAAAGAAGAAAATTGTACTGGAGTCCCGTGCTTCTTTAGACAACTGTGCCAAAAACCTATTTTCATCGCCCAGGGCCAAGCGCAGATTCACCCGGCACCCCTCCCTCATAAAGCTGGCCAAGAGCATTCAGGATGATCGTCGAAAGATCAATTCTGCCCCCAGCAGTCCTTTCAAAAGTGCACTGA GCAATTCATCAAACCTTGAACTCCCAAATAAAATGGCCCAACTTGCTGCTATATGTAAGATCGAGCTCGACCAGGAGTCATC GACCGGAGCTGACGATCcacagcctgctgctgctgaggcgGACACTGCCGCCGTGAGGCTCGAGCCGACCTGCTCTGTTTCAATGGAACAGTTACTAACTCCAACCCAGGAGACTAGAGTCAATACTACTGTCCACCTCACCCCCCACACGCCGCTGACGGCCCTGCCCGCCGGCTCCGTCGCCTACATCCCTGCACAGTGTTCACCCCTGATTCCCGTCCTGTTACCACAGCAGCGGGGGAGCGTGCCGTACGCCGTATATTTGCAACCTTCGTCCCGCAGGCCGAACCCTCTGGCCAGGCCGCAGCCGACCAGTCTCGCTGTACGCTCCATGACCTTTGAGGATAAGACTGGGCAGAGCCCGACAGGCCAGTATGCAGCCATGAGTCTGCCAGCCTTTAGGGCGTCAGACGTCAGCCCCTTGGTGCTCAAACGGTTGCGTTCAGATTCAGCCTTAGAGAACAGCCCCTCCAAAGCCAAGAAGACCGACACCAACTTTAag GACACTTCTCCAAAGCTGTGTGGGATCCTGCAGGCCCGACTAAAGGCCCGCCGTGGCACTCAGCACTCAAGCCGACCCTCGCCTCGCGCCCTCCACCTGGACCCGGAGTTTGTCAACACCCCCGGCGGTGCTGTAGCCAATCAGACACTAGAGCAGAGCTTGGAGACCTTCCTGGACAGAGAAGACAAGATGGTGTACTCCGACAGCGAGGCGGGATTAACACCGGTCAGGGTTGTACCCCTCACGCCGGGACACCTCCACACAGAG ACTTTAGTACCGGCTGGATACCTGATCCCAATCTCCCATCAGTCCCTCATCGGCTATAAGGAAATGCAAGATTCAGGACGAGAGTGCAACAAGGCCTCAACTCCCACTTACAACATCTACCAAACACCCACTGCAG GCTCCAGACATGCTCTCGCCCAGGAGACGACACCCACCAGCCTTCGTCTTCACAAAGCCGCTGCTGCCGCCTCACCGCTCACCACCCAGCAggcccaccacctccacagccCCAGCCCTGCCATCCTCAACTTCACCCTGCAGAACCTCGGCCTGATCTCAGGCTCCAGTCCAGGAAACATCTTTGCTGCCCCCCAAACTCCAGAGTGTGCCAACACCATGCCCAGCTCGCTGGCTCTGCAGCAGAGAGGCATGGTTTTCATCAAACCTGTGTCCCCTGTGCCTCTCCATCAGTCCGTAACAGGGCAACCGATGGCCCTGTTCAGTGTACAACAG TCTCTGATGACCACCCCCAAAGGCACAGCGCTCCCCCAGCACAGCTTCTTCCACACGCCGGTCCACCTCTCCCCTCTGGCTGCCATGGTAACCCCCGGTGGACAACTGGCCACCAAAGCTGTTTACATCCCTCAGAGGAAGCTGGACGTCGCCACTGAGGAGTCCTGA
- the e2f8 gene encoding transcription factor E2F8 isoform X1 codes for MSSTTLESLTQKSHSKDDGFVAPKVLANTPKKSFGQCAVENQLTMGPLTTPKKGREVRSVDPWTPTSNLKMLISAASPDIRNREKELCMDNDGREGLDPSQDSENGDWKMISRKEKSLGLLCHKFLARYPDHPNPSLNNDICLDDVATELSVERRRIYDIMNVLESLHMVSRSAKNRYTWHGRTKLAQTLAVLKQVGEDQRYGQQMLHIRQRLRDKGFDFDGEEKENEEVVELESGEQGQKELFFVELPGVEFKAASVNSRKDKSLRVMSQKFVMLFLVSNPRVVSLDVAAKILIGEDHGADQDKNKFKTKVRRLYDIANVLRSLKLIEKVHVTEERGRKPAFEWVGPEEFPHVKDLESSTSECSTKKKIVLESRASLDNCAKNLFSSPRAKRRFTRHPSLIKLAKSIQDDRRKINSAPSSPFKSALSNSSNLELPNKMAQLAAICKIELDQESSTGADDPQPAAAEADTAAVRLEPTCSVSMEQLLTPTQETRVNTTVHLTPHTPLTALPAGSVAYIPAQCSPLIPVLLPQQRGSVPYAVYLQPSSRRPNPLARPQPTSLAVRSMTFEDKTGQSPTGQYAAMSLPAFRASDVSPLVLKRLRSDSALENSPSKAKKTDTNFKDTSPKLCGILQARLKARRGTQHSSRPSPRALHLDPEFVNTPGGAVANQTLEQSLETFLDREDKMVYSDSEAGLTPVRVVPLTPGHLHTETLVPAGYLIPISHQSLIGYKEMQDSGRECNKASTPTYNIYQTPTAGSRHALAQETTPTSLRLHKAAAAASPLTTQQAHHLHSPSPAILNFTLQNLGLISGSSPGNIFAAPQTPECANTMPSSLALQQRGMVFIKPVSPVPLHQSVTGQPMALFSVQQSLMTTPKGTALPQHSFFHTPVHLSPLAAMVTPGGQLATKAVYIPQRKLDVATEES; via the exons ATGTCAAGTACAACGCTTGAATCTCTGACCCAAAAATCTCATTCAAAG GATGATGGCTTTGTAGCGCCAAAGGTTCTGGCAAATACTCCAAAGAAATCATTTGGTCAGTGTGCAGTGGAGAACCAGCTGACCATGGGTCCCCTCACTACACCTAAAAAAGGAAGGGAAGTACGTTCTGTTGACCCCTGGACGCCGACTTCCAACCTAAAAATGCTCATCAGTGCTGCTAGTCCTGACATCAGGAACCGAGAGAAAGAGCTGTGCATGGACAATGACGGACGGGAAGGTCTTGACCCTTCACAG GACTCTGAAAATGGAGACTGGAAAATGATCAGCAGGAAAGAGAAAAGTCTGGGTTTGCTCTGTCATAAATTCCTCGCCCGCTATCCAGATCACCCAAACCCTTCCCTCAACAACGACATCTGCCTGGATGATGTGGCCACTGAGCTCA GCGTAGAACGCAGGCGCATCTACGACATCATGAACGTGCTAGAGAGCCTGCACATGGTGAGCCGCTCAGCCAAGAACCGCTACACATGGCACGGCCGGACCAAACTGGCTCAGACTCTGGCCGTTCTGAAGCAAGTGGGCGAGGACCAAAGGTACGGCCAGCAGATGCTTCACATCCGGCAGCGTCTCCGGGACAAGGGGTTTGACTTTGacggggaggagaaggagaatgaggaggtggtggagctgGAGAGCGGGGAGCAGGGACAGAAGGAGCTCTTCTTTGTGGAGCTTCCAGGAGTAGAGTTCAAAGCAG CCTCTGTTAACAGTCGGAAGGACAAATCTCTGAGGGTGATGAGCCAGAAGTTTGTCATGCTCTTCCTAGTGTCTAATCCTCGCGTTGTCAGTTTGGACGTGGCTGCCAAGATCTTGATCGGAGAGGACCATGGTGCAGatcaagacaaaaacaagttcAAGA CCAAAGTGCGTCGGCTGTATGACATAGCTAATGTGCTGCGGAGCCTGAAGCTCATTGAGAAAGTCCACGTGACAGAAGAGAGGGGTAGGAAACCGGCCTTCGAATGGGTCGGCCCCGAAGAATTCCCACATGTCAAAG ACTTGGAGAGCTCCACATCTGAATGCTCAACAAAGAAGAAAATTGTACTGGAGTCCCGTGCTTCTTTAGACAACTGTGCCAAAAACCTATTTTCATCGCCCAGGGCCAAGCGCAGATTCACCCGGCACCCCTCCCTCATAAAGCTGGCCAAGAGCATTCAGGATGATCGTCGAAAGATCAATTCTGCCCCCAGCAGTCCTTTCAAAAGTGCACTGA GCAATTCATCAAACCTTGAACTCCCAAATAAAATGGCCCAACTTGCTGCTATATGTAAGATCGAGCTCGACCAGGAGTCATC GACCGGAGCTGACGATCcacagcctgctgctgctgaggcgGACACTGCCGCCGTGAGGCTCGAGCCGACCTGCTCTGTTTCAATGGAACAGTTACTAACTCCAACCCAGGAGACTAGAGTCAATACTACTGTCCACCTCACCCCCCACACGCCGCTGACGGCCCTGCCCGCCGGCTCCGTCGCCTACATCCCTGCACAGTGTTCACCCCTGATTCCCGTCCTGTTACCACAGCAGCGGGGGAGCGTGCCGTACGCCGTATATTTGCAACCTTCGTCCCGCAGGCCGAACCCTCTGGCCAGGCCGCAGCCGACCAGTCTCGCTGTACGCTCCATGACCTTTGAGGATAAGACTGGGCAGAGCCCGACAGGCCAGTATGCAGCCATGAGTCTGCCAGCCTTTAGGGCGTCAGACGTCAGCCCCTTGGTGCTCAAACGGTTGCGTTCAGATTCAGCCTTAGAGAACAGCCCCTCCAAAGCCAAGAAGACCGACACCAACTTTAag GACACTTCTCCAAAGCTGTGTGGGATCCTGCAGGCCCGACTAAAGGCCCGCCGTGGCACTCAGCACTCAAGCCGACCCTCGCCTCGCGCCCTCCACCTGGACCCGGAGTTTGTCAACACCCCCGGCGGTGCTGTAGCCAATCAGACACTAGAGCAGAGCTTGGAGACCTTCCTGGACAGAGAAGACAAGATGGTGTACTCCGACAGCGAGGCGGGATTAACACCGGTCAGGGTTGTACCCCTCACGCCGGGACACCTCCACACAGAG ACTTTAGTACCGGCTGGATACCTGATCCCAATCTCCCATCAGTCCCTCATCGGCTATAAGGAAATGCAAGATTCAGGACGAGAGTGCAACAAGGCCTCAACTCCCACTTACAACATCTACCAAACACCCACTGCAG GCTCCAGACATGCTCTCGCCCAGGAGACGACACCCACCAGCCTTCGTCTTCACAAAGCCGCTGCTGCCGCCTCACCGCTCACCACCCAGCAggcccaccacctccacagccCCAGCCCTGCCATCCTCAACTTCACCCTGCAGAACCTCGGCCTGATCTCAGGCTCCAGTCCAGGAAACATCTTTGCTGCCCCCCAAACTCCAGAGTGTGCCAACACCATGCCCAGCTCGCTGGCTCTGCAGCAGAGAGGCATGGTTTTCATCAAACCTGTGTCCCCTGTGCCTCTCCATCAGTCCGTAACAGGGCAACCGATGGCCCTGTTCAGTGTACAACAG TCTCTGATGACCACCCCCAAAGGCACAGCGCTCCCCCAGCACAGCTTCTTCCACACGCCGGTCCACCTCTCCCCTCTGGCTGCCATGGTAACCCCCGGTGGACAACTGGCCACCAAAGCTGTTTACATCCCTCAGAGGAAGCTGGACGTCGCCACTGAGGAGTCCTGA
- the csrp3 gene encoding cysteine and glycine-rich protein 3: protein MPNLGGGAKCAACEKTAYHAEEIQCNGRSFHKTCFICMSCRKGLDSTTVAAHESEIYCKSCYGKKYGPKGYGYGQGAGALNSDPPRHVGLQPHNSKPRPASSNSNDSKSSPKFGCSDRCPRCSKAVYAAEKMMSAGKPWHKTCFRCVLCGKGLESTTVTDKDGELYCKVCYAKHFGPKGFGLGNAAMLE, encoded by the exons ATGCCAAATTTGGGAGGAGGTGCCAAGTGCGCAGCGTGTGAGAAGACGGCGTACCATGCAGAGGAGATCCAGTGTAACGGGAGGAGCTTCCATAAGACCTGCTTCATCTGCA TGAGCTGCAGAAAAGGGCTGGACAGCACCACAGTTGCAGCGCACGAGTCTGAGATTTACTGCAAGTCCTGCTATGGCAAGAAATATGGGCCAAAAGGCTACGGATACGGACAAGGAGCTGGAGCTCTGAACTCAGACCCTCCTCGACATGTCGGCCTGCAGCCTCAcaa CTCTAAACCACGACCAGCTTCTTCAAACTCCAATGACAGTAAATCTTCCCCGAAGTTTGGATGTTCAGACCGCTGCCCTCGCTGCTCCAAAGCCGTCTACGCAGCAGAGAAGATGATGTCAGCGGGGAAG CCCTGGCATAAAACATGTTTCCGCTGCGTCCTGTGTGGCAAAGGCCTGGAGTCGACCACAGTGACAGACAAGGATGGAGAGCTGTACTgtaaag TTTGTTACGCCAAACATTTCGGCCCAAAAGGATTTGGACTGGGGAACGCCGCCATGTTGGAGTAA
- the e2f8 gene encoding transcription factor E2F8 isoform X2: MWAPDTEKADDGFVAPKVLANTPKKSFGQCAVENQLTMGPLTTPKKGREVRSVDPWTPTSNLKMLISAASPDIRNREKELCMDNDGREGLDPSQDSENGDWKMISRKEKSLGLLCHKFLARYPDHPNPSLNNDICLDDVATELSVERRRIYDIMNVLESLHMVSRSAKNRYTWHGRTKLAQTLAVLKQVGEDQRYGQQMLHIRQRLRDKGFDFDGEEKENEEVVELESGEQGQKELFFVELPGVEFKAASVNSRKDKSLRVMSQKFVMLFLVSNPRVVSLDVAAKILIGEDHGADQDKNKFKTKVRRLYDIANVLRSLKLIEKVHVTEERGRKPAFEWVGPEEFPHVKDLESSTSECSTKKKIVLESRASLDNCAKNLFSSPRAKRRFTRHPSLIKLAKSIQDDRRKINSAPSSPFKSALSNSSNLELPNKMAQLAAICKIELDQESSTGADDPQPAAAEADTAAVRLEPTCSVSMEQLLTPTQETRVNTTVHLTPHTPLTALPAGSVAYIPAQCSPLIPVLLPQQRGSVPYAVYLQPSSRRPNPLARPQPTSLAVRSMTFEDKTGQSPTGQYAAMSLPAFRASDVSPLVLKRLRSDSALENSPSKAKKTDTNFKDTSPKLCGILQARLKARRGTQHSSRPSPRALHLDPEFVNTPGGAVANQTLEQSLETFLDREDKMVYSDSEAGLTPVRVVPLTPGHLHTETLVPAGYLIPISHQSLIGYKEMQDSGRECNKASTPTYNIYQTPTAGSRHALAQETTPTSLRLHKAAAAASPLTTQQAHHLHSPSPAILNFTLQNLGLISGSSPGNIFAAPQTPECANTMPSSLALQQRGMVFIKPVSPVPLHQSVTGQPMALFSVQQSLMTTPKGTALPQHSFFHTPVHLSPLAAMVTPGGQLATKAVYIPQRKLDVATEES, encoded by the exons atgtgggcACCCGACACTGAAAAAGCG GATGATGGCTTTGTAGCGCCAAAGGTTCTGGCAAATACTCCAAAGAAATCATTTGGTCAGTGTGCAGTGGAGAACCAGCTGACCATGGGTCCCCTCACTACACCTAAAAAAGGAAGGGAAGTACGTTCTGTTGACCCCTGGACGCCGACTTCCAACCTAAAAATGCTCATCAGTGCTGCTAGTCCTGACATCAGGAACCGAGAGAAAGAGCTGTGCATGGACAATGACGGACGGGAAGGTCTTGACCCTTCACAG GACTCTGAAAATGGAGACTGGAAAATGATCAGCAGGAAAGAGAAAAGTCTGGGTTTGCTCTGTCATAAATTCCTCGCCCGCTATCCAGATCACCCAAACCCTTCCCTCAACAACGACATCTGCCTGGATGATGTGGCCACTGAGCTCA GCGTAGAACGCAGGCGCATCTACGACATCATGAACGTGCTAGAGAGCCTGCACATGGTGAGCCGCTCAGCCAAGAACCGCTACACATGGCACGGCCGGACCAAACTGGCTCAGACTCTGGCCGTTCTGAAGCAAGTGGGCGAGGACCAAAGGTACGGCCAGCAGATGCTTCACATCCGGCAGCGTCTCCGGGACAAGGGGTTTGACTTTGacggggaggagaaggagaatgaggaggtggtggagctgGAGAGCGGGGAGCAGGGACAGAAGGAGCTCTTCTTTGTGGAGCTTCCAGGAGTAGAGTTCAAAGCAG CCTCTGTTAACAGTCGGAAGGACAAATCTCTGAGGGTGATGAGCCAGAAGTTTGTCATGCTCTTCCTAGTGTCTAATCCTCGCGTTGTCAGTTTGGACGTGGCTGCCAAGATCTTGATCGGAGAGGACCATGGTGCAGatcaagacaaaaacaagttcAAGA CCAAAGTGCGTCGGCTGTATGACATAGCTAATGTGCTGCGGAGCCTGAAGCTCATTGAGAAAGTCCACGTGACAGAAGAGAGGGGTAGGAAACCGGCCTTCGAATGGGTCGGCCCCGAAGAATTCCCACATGTCAAAG ACTTGGAGAGCTCCACATCTGAATGCTCAACAAAGAAGAAAATTGTACTGGAGTCCCGTGCTTCTTTAGACAACTGTGCCAAAAACCTATTTTCATCGCCCAGGGCCAAGCGCAGATTCACCCGGCACCCCTCCCTCATAAAGCTGGCCAAGAGCATTCAGGATGATCGTCGAAAGATCAATTCTGCCCCCAGCAGTCCTTTCAAAAGTGCACTGA GCAATTCATCAAACCTTGAACTCCCAAATAAAATGGCCCAACTTGCTGCTATATGTAAGATCGAGCTCGACCAGGAGTCATC GACCGGAGCTGACGATCcacagcctgctgctgctgaggcgGACACTGCCGCCGTGAGGCTCGAGCCGACCTGCTCTGTTTCAATGGAACAGTTACTAACTCCAACCCAGGAGACTAGAGTCAATACTACTGTCCACCTCACCCCCCACACGCCGCTGACGGCCCTGCCCGCCGGCTCCGTCGCCTACATCCCTGCACAGTGTTCACCCCTGATTCCCGTCCTGTTACCACAGCAGCGGGGGAGCGTGCCGTACGCCGTATATTTGCAACCTTCGTCCCGCAGGCCGAACCCTCTGGCCAGGCCGCAGCCGACCAGTCTCGCTGTACGCTCCATGACCTTTGAGGATAAGACTGGGCAGAGCCCGACAGGCCAGTATGCAGCCATGAGTCTGCCAGCCTTTAGGGCGTCAGACGTCAGCCCCTTGGTGCTCAAACGGTTGCGTTCAGATTCAGCCTTAGAGAACAGCCCCTCCAAAGCCAAGAAGACCGACACCAACTTTAag GACACTTCTCCAAAGCTGTGTGGGATCCTGCAGGCCCGACTAAAGGCCCGCCGTGGCACTCAGCACTCAAGCCGACCCTCGCCTCGCGCCCTCCACCTGGACCCGGAGTTTGTCAACACCCCCGGCGGTGCTGTAGCCAATCAGACACTAGAGCAGAGCTTGGAGACCTTCCTGGACAGAGAAGACAAGATGGTGTACTCCGACAGCGAGGCGGGATTAACACCGGTCAGGGTTGTACCCCTCACGCCGGGACACCTCCACACAGAG ACTTTAGTACCGGCTGGATACCTGATCCCAATCTCCCATCAGTCCCTCATCGGCTATAAGGAAATGCAAGATTCAGGACGAGAGTGCAACAAGGCCTCAACTCCCACTTACAACATCTACCAAACACCCACTGCAG GCTCCAGACATGCTCTCGCCCAGGAGACGACACCCACCAGCCTTCGTCTTCACAAAGCCGCTGCTGCCGCCTCACCGCTCACCACCCAGCAggcccaccacctccacagccCCAGCCCTGCCATCCTCAACTTCACCCTGCAGAACCTCGGCCTGATCTCAGGCTCCAGTCCAGGAAACATCTTTGCTGCCCCCCAAACTCCAGAGTGTGCCAACACCATGCCCAGCTCGCTGGCTCTGCAGCAGAGAGGCATGGTTTTCATCAAACCTGTGTCCCCTGTGCCTCTCCATCAGTCCGTAACAGGGCAACCGATGGCCCTGTTCAGTGTACAACAG TCTCTGATGACCACCCCCAAAGGCACAGCGCTCCCCCAGCACAGCTTCTTCCACACGCCGGTCCACCTCTCCCCTCTGGCTGCCATGGTAACCCCCGGTGGACAACTGGCCACCAAAGCTGTTTACATCCCTCAGAGGAAGCTGGACGTCGCCACTGAGGAGTCCTGA